Proteins encoded together in one Sinorhizobium meliloti window:
- a CDS encoding DUF1134 domain-containing protein, which produces MQPMMKTTLMAVRAIVTMMALVASTLIAGTSGAQAQSQNSSQYTMQEIVDAGHGFFGETSGGLAKVVERAFERYGLPNGYILGQEGSGAFIAGVTYGEGELHTKNVGQHSVFWQGPSLGLDWGGQGSRAMMLVYNLPSVPALYKRFGGVSGSAYVVAGVGMTVLTDEHVVVVPIRTGIGARLGINVGYLKLTQQPTWNPF; this is translated from the coding sequence ATGCAGCCGATGATGAAGACCACCCTGATGGCTGTCCGCGCTATTGTGACCATGATGGCCCTGGTGGCCAGCACCCTGATCGCCGGCACCTCTGGCGCACAGGCGCAATCCCAAAACTCCAGCCAGTACACGATGCAGGAGATCGTCGACGCCGGTCACGGTTTCTTCGGCGAAACGTCCGGGGGCCTTGCAAAGGTCGTCGAGCGCGCCTTCGAGCGCTATGGTCTGCCGAACGGCTATATCCTCGGCCAGGAAGGATCCGGTGCCTTCATCGCCGGCGTCACCTATGGCGAGGGCGAGCTCCATACCAAGAATGTGGGGCAGCACAGCGTCTTCTGGCAGGGCCCGTCGCTCGGGCTCGACTGGGGTGGCCAGGGCAGCCGCGCCATGATGCTCGTCTACAATCTGCCGAGCGTGCCGGCTCTCTACAAGCGCTTCGGCGGCGTCTCCGGTTCGGCTTACGTGGTCGCCGGCGTCGGCATGACGGTGCTGACGGACGAACATGTCGTGGTGGTGCCGATCCGCACCGGCATCGGCGCGAGGCTCGGCATCAATGTCGGCTATCTCAAGCTGACGCAGCAGCCGACCTGGAACCCCTTCTGA